CGCAACTCTGGCGAATTTAGGTCCCTCCGAAGCGGATATCCAGGAGAGCTTCAGCCGCTGTGATTCAAGTCCGAGGGATTCAAATACACTTTTTACAATCGCGAATCTTCTTCTTGCATGGTAATTACCGGTTTCATAATGACAGTCTCCCGGATGGCAGCCCCCGATCAGAACCCCGTCTGAACCGCTTAAAAAGGCTTTGATAAGAAATACCGGATCAACCCTGCTCGAACACATCACCTGAATTGGAATTATCGAAGTCGGGTACTGCAATCTGGCCGTACCCGCGAGATCCGCCCCTGTATACGTACACCACTTGCACAGGAAGCTCGTGATCCTTGGCGAGAATTCTTTCTTCATATCAAACTCCCATACAGCCGGATAACTCTATCAGCATGCAAGACTATCCGATATCTGATAATTCCTCCTCTTTGTAAACCATGACAGGGATCGATTCTTCAACATCTCTTCCAGGAACGTAATCGAAGATCGCCGCTGTCTTCTCCCCTGTTTTCTTGAATACCGCCGCGACCGGGATACCGACAGGACATACATCCGAACACATTCCGCA
This Candidatus Aegiribacteria sp. DNA region includes the following protein-coding sequences:
- a CDS encoding hydrogenase iron-sulfur subunit; its protein translation is MKKEFSPRITSFLCKWCTYTGADLAGTARLQYPTSIIPIQVMCSSRVDPVFLIKAFLSGSDGVLIGGCHPGDCHYETGNYHARRRFAIVKSVFESLGLESQRLKLSWISASEGPKFARVANEYTEEIMKLGENPTRKSIFL